A region of Carassius gibelio isolate Cgi1373 ecotype wild population from Czech Republic chromosome B11, carGib1.2-hapl.c, whole genome shotgun sequence DNA encodes the following proteins:
- the LOC127968415 gene encoding innate immunity activator protein isoform X4: MEGKEEISDTDSGVILHSGPDSPTTVMKDVNTHTRVMKLKQQALEDRLKICLLELKKLCIREAELTGHLSSDYPLLPGEKPPQIRRRIGAAFKLDEPSILNRTEDSELSSVEADLALQQQIYVASQRLCQEEHLSKAVKRSRLQQYQREERKLKELQEAVFRLRLEHGRSSPRPGMITQRLCTSDNSSLSDSAVLDEEELSSQLSSEPPAPAVDFHAPPQINSYTPSNTPIAPSYRPLEATVRQTPPQSLEDLHTCQSPVLEHDPAPIQNSPWMESSLDQPYQKKKTSRSSSIKSSPAVTPTLPPLEACLAEARISLQIPTHAALKHTQSCSAPSTPEMHLRRIQSFRVPNTDPNPYDPERERGRSRGPRRRLTDFAVTQSEYSPISLNVGNPLYYSSSEDSNSEHSVHSYTSSPCQEHPGELPWPNQPQYGYQYTSFNDNHIPQRCSPTPFYKNAQYQSSSSFSRGYVEDGWGHPLEMDSGRLLYMRHQTPSPVYSTNGHYEYCYSEALPSQQGSCRLLPTHVKLSRAPSLREYPHHPNRGLPRQVVSEELKSWHQRNQLRPPRPHSLDRNRQGALRIRNVPGQESPLSLSQHHRFQEQQVSQKQVVFRTPDRLYEDDSEVASQV, from the exons ATGGAAGGAAAAGAGGAGATCAGTGATACTGACAGCGGGGTTATTCTGCATTCTG GGCCTGATAGCCCCACCACAGTGATGAAGGACGTGAATACTCATACTCGGGTCATGAAACTCAAGCAGCAAGCTCTGGAGGACAGGTTGAAGATTTGCTTACTGGAGCTCAAGAAACTCTGCATCAGAGAGGCT GAACTCACAGGACATTTGTCCTCAGATTATCCCCTGTTACCTGGAGAGAAGCCCCCTCAAATTCGCCGGCGCATCGGAGCTGCTTTTAAATTAGATGAGCCAAGCATCCTAAATAGAACTGAG GACTCTGAGCTGAGCTCTGTGGAGGCTGATCTGGCTCTTCAGCAGCAGATATACGTGGCATCCCAGAGACTGTGCCAGGAGGAACATCTCAGCAAAGCGGTAAAGAGGAGTCGTCTACAGCAGTACCAGCGTGAGGAAAGGAAACTCAAAGAGCTACAGGAAGCTGTGTTTAGGCTGAGACTGGAACATGGCCGATCTTCACCACGCCCTGGCATGATCACACAGCGATTAT GCACTTCAGACAATAGCTCGTTGTCAGACTCAGCTGTGCTGGATGAGG AGGAACTGTCTTCCCAGCTTTCTTCAGAGCCTCCTGCTCCTGCTGTAGACTTTCATGCTCCACCTCAAATCAACTCTTATACCCCTTCTAATACACCTATAGCCCCCTCCTACCGGCCCCTCGAGGCCACTGTTCGTCAAACTCCACCACAATCCCTGGAGGATTTGCACACATGCCAGAGTCCAGTCTTAGAGCATGACCCTGCCCCCATTCAAAACTCTCCCTGGATGGAGAGTAGTTTGGACCAGCCTtaccagaaaaagaaaacatctcGCTCTAGTAGCATCAAATCCAG TCCTGCTGTTACCCCCACATTGCCTCCTCTGGAGGCCTGTCTTGCGGAGGCCAGGATATCACTGCAGATACCCACCCATGctgctctgaaacacacacagtccTGCAGCGCACCCTCCACTCCAGAGATGCACCTGCGCAGGATACAGTCCTTTAG AGTTCCCAACACTGATCCCAACCCTTATGATCCCGAGCGGGAACGTGGGCGCTCAAGGGGCCCCAGGAGACGGTTGACAGACTTTGCGGTGACACAATCAGAATACTCTCCTATAAGTCTAAATGTAGGAAACCCTTTGTACTACTCTAGTTCCGAGGACAGCAACTCAGAGCACTCTGTGCATTCATACACCAGCTCGCCCTGCCAAGAGCACCCTGGGGAACTTCCATGGCCCAATCAGCCCCAATACGGATACCAATACACCAGCTTCAATGACAATCACATACCACAAAGATGCTCTCCTACCCCCTTCTACAAGAACGCTCAGTACCAGTCCTCATCGAGTTTTtccagggggtacgtagaggaCGGATGGGGTCACCCCTTGGAAATGGACAGCGGACGATTGTTGTACATGAGACACCAGACCCCCTCACCTGTTTATTCGACTAATGGTCACTATGAGTACTGCTACAGTGAGGCTTTGCCTTCCCAGCAGGGAAGTTGCAGGTTGTTACCCACCCATGTGAAATTGTCACGGGCTCCTTCGCTTAGAGAGTATCCACACCATCCTAACAGAGGCCTGCCACGGCAGGTGGTGTCAGAGGAACTCAAATCGTGGCACCAGCGCAACCAACTCCGACCGCCTCGCCCACATTCGCTGGACCGGAACAGGCAGGGTGCACTCCGCATCCGAAATGTGCCTGGGCAAGAGTCCCCACTTTCGCTTTCCCAGCACCACCGGTTCCAGGAACAGCAG GTATCCCAGAAACAGGTTGTTTTTAGGACTCCAGACAGGTTGTATGAGGATGACTCTGAGGTTGCCAGCCAGGTGTGA
- the LOC127968415 gene encoding innate immunity activator protein isoform X3: MEGKEEISDTDSGVILHSGPDSPTTVMKDVNTHTRVMKLKQQALEDRLKICLLELKKLCIREAELTGHLSSDYPLLPGEKPPQIRRRIGAAFKLDEPSILNRTEDSELSSVEADLALQQQIYVASQRLCQEEHLSKAVKRSRLQQYQREERKLKELQEAVFRLRLEHGRSSPRPGMITQRLCTSDNSSLSDSAVLDEEELSSQLSSEPPAPAVDFHAPPQINSYTPSNTPIAPSYRPLEATVRQTPPQSLEDLHTCQSPVLEHDPAPIQNSPWMESSLDQPYQKKKTSRSSSIKSSSPAVTPTLPPLEACLAEARISLQIPTHAALKHTQSCSAPSTPEMHLRRIQSFRVPNTDPNPYDPERERGRSRGPRRRLTDFAVTQSEYSPISLNVGNPLYYSSSEDSNSEHSVHSYTSSPCQEHPGELPWPNQPQYGYQYTSFNDNHIPQRCSPTPFYKNAQYQSSSSFSRGYVEDGWGHPLEMDSGRLLYMRHQTPSPVYSTNGHYEYCYSEALPSQQGSCRLLPTHVKLSRAPSLREYPHHPNRGLPRQVVSEELKSWHQRNQLRPPRPHSLDRNRQGALRIRNVPGQESPLSLSQHHRFQEQQVSQKQVVFRTPDRLYEDDSEVASQV, translated from the exons ATGGAAGGAAAAGAGGAGATCAGTGATACTGACAGCGGGGTTATTCTGCATTCTG GGCCTGATAGCCCCACCACAGTGATGAAGGACGTGAATACTCATACTCGGGTCATGAAACTCAAGCAGCAAGCTCTGGAGGACAGGTTGAAGATTTGCTTACTGGAGCTCAAGAAACTCTGCATCAGAGAGGCT GAACTCACAGGACATTTGTCCTCAGATTATCCCCTGTTACCTGGAGAGAAGCCCCCTCAAATTCGCCGGCGCATCGGAGCTGCTTTTAAATTAGATGAGCCAAGCATCCTAAATAGAACTGAG GACTCTGAGCTGAGCTCTGTGGAGGCTGATCTGGCTCTTCAGCAGCAGATATACGTGGCATCCCAGAGACTGTGCCAGGAGGAACATCTCAGCAAAGCGGTAAAGAGGAGTCGTCTACAGCAGTACCAGCGTGAGGAAAGGAAACTCAAAGAGCTACAGGAAGCTGTGTTTAGGCTGAGACTGGAACATGGCCGATCTTCACCACGCCCTGGCATGATCACACAGCGATTAT GCACTTCAGACAATAGCTCGTTGTCAGACTCAGCTGTGCTGGATGAGG AGGAACTGTCTTCCCAGCTTTCTTCAGAGCCTCCTGCTCCTGCTGTAGACTTTCATGCTCCACCTCAAATCAACTCTTATACCCCTTCTAATACACCTATAGCCCCCTCCTACCGGCCCCTCGAGGCCACTGTTCGTCAAACTCCACCACAATCCCTGGAGGATTTGCACACATGCCAGAGTCCAGTCTTAGAGCATGACCCTGCCCCCATTCAAAACTCTCCCTGGATGGAGAGTAGTTTGGACCAGCCTtaccagaaaaagaaaacatctcGCTCTAGTAGCATCAAATCCAG TAGTCCTGCTGTTACCCCCACATTGCCTCCTCTGGAGGCCTGTCTTGCGGAGGCCAGGATATCACTGCAGATACCCACCCATGctgctctgaaacacacacagtccTGCAGCGCACCCTCCACTCCAGAGATGCACCTGCGCAGGATACAGTCCTTTAG AGTTCCCAACACTGATCCCAACCCTTATGATCCCGAGCGGGAACGTGGGCGCTCAAGGGGCCCCAGGAGACGGTTGACAGACTTTGCGGTGACACAATCAGAATACTCTCCTATAAGTCTAAATGTAGGAAACCCTTTGTACTACTCTAGTTCCGAGGACAGCAACTCAGAGCACTCTGTGCATTCATACACCAGCTCGCCCTGCCAAGAGCACCCTGGGGAACTTCCATGGCCCAATCAGCCCCAATACGGATACCAATACACCAGCTTCAATGACAATCACATACCACAAAGATGCTCTCCTACCCCCTTCTACAAGAACGCTCAGTACCAGTCCTCATCGAGTTTTtccagggggtacgtagaggaCGGATGGGGTCACCCCTTGGAAATGGACAGCGGACGATTGTTGTACATGAGACACCAGACCCCCTCACCTGTTTATTCGACTAATGGTCACTATGAGTACTGCTACAGTGAGGCTTTGCCTTCCCAGCAGGGAAGTTGCAGGTTGTTACCCACCCATGTGAAATTGTCACGGGCTCCTTCGCTTAGAGAGTATCCACACCATCCTAACAGAGGCCTGCCACGGCAGGTGGTGTCAGAGGAACTCAAATCGTGGCACCAGCGCAACCAACTCCGACCGCCTCGCCCACATTCGCTGGACCGGAACAGGCAGGGTGCACTCCGCATCCGAAATGTGCCTGGGCAAGAGTCCCCACTTTCGCTTTCCCAGCACCACCGGTTCCAGGAACAGCAG GTATCCCAGAAACAGGTTGTTTTTAGGACTCCAGACAGGTTGTATGAGGATGACTCTGAGGTTGCCAGCCAGGTGTGA
- the LOC127968415 gene encoding innate immunity activator protein isoform X2: protein MEGKEEISDTDSGVILHSGPDSPTTVMKDVNTHTRVMKLKQQALEDRLKICLLELKKLCIREAELTGHLSSDYPLLPGEKPPQIRRRIGAAFKLDEPSILNRTEDSELSSVEADLALQQQIYVASQRLCQEEHLSKAVKRSRLQQYQREERKLKELQEAVFRLRLEHGRSSPRPGMITQRLCTSDNSSLSDSAVLDEEELSSQLSSEPPAPAVDFHAPPQINSYTPSNTPIAPSYRPLEATVRQTPPQSLEDLHTCQSPVLEHDPAPIQNSPWMESSLDQPYQKKKTSRSSSIKSSPAVTPTLPPLEACLAEARISLQIPTHAALKHTQSCSAPSTPEMHLRRIQSFRVPNTDPNPYDPERERGRSRGPRRRLTDFAVTQSEYSPISLNVGNPLYYSSSEDSNSEHSVHSYTSSPCQEHPGELPWPNQPQYGYQYTSFNDNHIPQRCSPTPFYKNAQYQSSSSFSRGYVEDGWGHPLEMDSGRLLYMRHQTPSPVYSTNGHYEYCYSEALPSQQGSCRLLPTHVKLSRAPSLREYPHHPNRGLPRQVVSEELKSWHQRNQLRPPRPHSLDRNRQGALRIRNVPGQESPLSLSQHHRFQEQQYRAVSPYSQVSVCWERNFQKRQISYALPRPA, encoded by the exons ATGGAAGGAAAAGAGGAGATCAGTGATACTGACAGCGGGGTTATTCTGCATTCTG GGCCTGATAGCCCCACCACAGTGATGAAGGACGTGAATACTCATACTCGGGTCATGAAACTCAAGCAGCAAGCTCTGGAGGACAGGTTGAAGATTTGCTTACTGGAGCTCAAGAAACTCTGCATCAGAGAGGCT GAACTCACAGGACATTTGTCCTCAGATTATCCCCTGTTACCTGGAGAGAAGCCCCCTCAAATTCGCCGGCGCATCGGAGCTGCTTTTAAATTAGATGAGCCAAGCATCCTAAATAGAACTGAG GACTCTGAGCTGAGCTCTGTGGAGGCTGATCTGGCTCTTCAGCAGCAGATATACGTGGCATCCCAGAGACTGTGCCAGGAGGAACATCTCAGCAAAGCGGTAAAGAGGAGTCGTCTACAGCAGTACCAGCGTGAGGAAAGGAAACTCAAAGAGCTACAGGAAGCTGTGTTTAGGCTGAGACTGGAACATGGCCGATCTTCACCACGCCCTGGCATGATCACACAGCGATTAT GCACTTCAGACAATAGCTCGTTGTCAGACTCAGCTGTGCTGGATGAGG AGGAACTGTCTTCCCAGCTTTCTTCAGAGCCTCCTGCTCCTGCTGTAGACTTTCATGCTCCACCTCAAATCAACTCTTATACCCCTTCTAATACACCTATAGCCCCCTCCTACCGGCCCCTCGAGGCCACTGTTCGTCAAACTCCACCACAATCCCTGGAGGATTTGCACACATGCCAGAGTCCAGTCTTAGAGCATGACCCTGCCCCCATTCAAAACTCTCCCTGGATGGAGAGTAGTTTGGACCAGCCTtaccagaaaaagaaaacatctcGCTCTAGTAGCATCAAATCCAG TCCTGCTGTTACCCCCACATTGCCTCCTCTGGAGGCCTGTCTTGCGGAGGCCAGGATATCACTGCAGATACCCACCCATGctgctctgaaacacacacagtccTGCAGCGCACCCTCCACTCCAGAGATGCACCTGCGCAGGATACAGTCCTTTAG AGTTCCCAACACTGATCCCAACCCTTATGATCCCGAGCGGGAACGTGGGCGCTCAAGGGGCCCCAGGAGACGGTTGACAGACTTTGCGGTGACACAATCAGAATACTCTCCTATAAGTCTAAATGTAGGAAACCCTTTGTACTACTCTAGTTCCGAGGACAGCAACTCAGAGCACTCTGTGCATTCATACACCAGCTCGCCCTGCCAAGAGCACCCTGGGGAACTTCCATGGCCCAATCAGCCCCAATACGGATACCAATACACCAGCTTCAATGACAATCACATACCACAAAGATGCTCTCCTACCCCCTTCTACAAGAACGCTCAGTACCAGTCCTCATCGAGTTTTtccagggggtacgtagaggaCGGATGGGGTCACCCCTTGGAAATGGACAGCGGACGATTGTTGTACATGAGACACCAGACCCCCTCACCTGTTTATTCGACTAATGGTCACTATGAGTACTGCTACAGTGAGGCTTTGCCTTCCCAGCAGGGAAGTTGCAGGTTGTTACCCACCCATGTGAAATTGTCACGGGCTCCTTCGCTTAGAGAGTATCCACACCATCCTAACAGAGGCCTGCCACGGCAGGTGGTGTCAGAGGAACTCAAATCGTGGCACCAGCGCAACCAACTCCGACCGCCTCGCCCACATTCGCTGGACCGGAACAGGCAGGGTGCACTCCGCATCCGAAATGTGCCTGGGCAAGAGTCCCCACTTTCGCTTTCCCAGCACCACCGGTTCCAGGAACAGCAG TATAGAGCTGTATCGCCTTACTCTCAAGTATCAGTCTGTTGGGAGAGGAATTTCCAGAAAAGGCAGATCAGTTACGCACTGCCCAGGCCTGCCTGA
- the LOC127968415 gene encoding innate immunity activator protein isoform X1 has product MEGKEEISDTDSGVILHSGPDSPTTVMKDVNTHTRVMKLKQQALEDRLKICLLELKKLCIREAELTGHLSSDYPLLPGEKPPQIRRRIGAAFKLDEPSILNRTEDSELSSVEADLALQQQIYVASQRLCQEEHLSKAVKRSRLQQYQREERKLKELQEAVFRLRLEHGRSSPRPGMITQRLCTSDNSSLSDSAVLDEEELSSQLSSEPPAPAVDFHAPPQINSYTPSNTPIAPSYRPLEATVRQTPPQSLEDLHTCQSPVLEHDPAPIQNSPWMESSLDQPYQKKKTSRSSSIKSSSPAVTPTLPPLEACLAEARISLQIPTHAALKHTQSCSAPSTPEMHLRRIQSFRVPNTDPNPYDPERERGRSRGPRRRLTDFAVTQSEYSPISLNVGNPLYYSSSEDSNSEHSVHSYTSSPCQEHPGELPWPNQPQYGYQYTSFNDNHIPQRCSPTPFYKNAQYQSSSSFSRGYVEDGWGHPLEMDSGRLLYMRHQTPSPVYSTNGHYEYCYSEALPSQQGSCRLLPTHVKLSRAPSLREYPHHPNRGLPRQVVSEELKSWHQRNQLRPPRPHSLDRNRQGALRIRNVPGQESPLSLSQHHRFQEQQYRAVSPYSQVSVCWERNFQKRQISYALPRPA; this is encoded by the exons ATGGAAGGAAAAGAGGAGATCAGTGATACTGACAGCGGGGTTATTCTGCATTCTG GGCCTGATAGCCCCACCACAGTGATGAAGGACGTGAATACTCATACTCGGGTCATGAAACTCAAGCAGCAAGCTCTGGAGGACAGGTTGAAGATTTGCTTACTGGAGCTCAAGAAACTCTGCATCAGAGAGGCT GAACTCACAGGACATTTGTCCTCAGATTATCCCCTGTTACCTGGAGAGAAGCCCCCTCAAATTCGCCGGCGCATCGGAGCTGCTTTTAAATTAGATGAGCCAAGCATCCTAAATAGAACTGAG GACTCTGAGCTGAGCTCTGTGGAGGCTGATCTGGCTCTTCAGCAGCAGATATACGTGGCATCCCAGAGACTGTGCCAGGAGGAACATCTCAGCAAAGCGGTAAAGAGGAGTCGTCTACAGCAGTACCAGCGTGAGGAAAGGAAACTCAAAGAGCTACAGGAAGCTGTGTTTAGGCTGAGACTGGAACATGGCCGATCTTCACCACGCCCTGGCATGATCACACAGCGATTAT GCACTTCAGACAATAGCTCGTTGTCAGACTCAGCTGTGCTGGATGAGG AGGAACTGTCTTCCCAGCTTTCTTCAGAGCCTCCTGCTCCTGCTGTAGACTTTCATGCTCCACCTCAAATCAACTCTTATACCCCTTCTAATACACCTATAGCCCCCTCCTACCGGCCCCTCGAGGCCACTGTTCGTCAAACTCCACCACAATCCCTGGAGGATTTGCACACATGCCAGAGTCCAGTCTTAGAGCATGACCCTGCCCCCATTCAAAACTCTCCCTGGATGGAGAGTAGTTTGGACCAGCCTtaccagaaaaagaaaacatctcGCTCTAGTAGCATCAAATCCAG TAGTCCTGCTGTTACCCCCACATTGCCTCCTCTGGAGGCCTGTCTTGCGGAGGCCAGGATATCACTGCAGATACCCACCCATGctgctctgaaacacacacagtccTGCAGCGCACCCTCCACTCCAGAGATGCACCTGCGCAGGATACAGTCCTTTAG AGTTCCCAACACTGATCCCAACCCTTATGATCCCGAGCGGGAACGTGGGCGCTCAAGGGGCCCCAGGAGACGGTTGACAGACTTTGCGGTGACACAATCAGAATACTCTCCTATAAGTCTAAATGTAGGAAACCCTTTGTACTACTCTAGTTCCGAGGACAGCAACTCAGAGCACTCTGTGCATTCATACACCAGCTCGCCCTGCCAAGAGCACCCTGGGGAACTTCCATGGCCCAATCAGCCCCAATACGGATACCAATACACCAGCTTCAATGACAATCACATACCACAAAGATGCTCTCCTACCCCCTTCTACAAGAACGCTCAGTACCAGTCCTCATCGAGTTTTtccagggggtacgtagaggaCGGATGGGGTCACCCCTTGGAAATGGACAGCGGACGATTGTTGTACATGAGACACCAGACCCCCTCACCTGTTTATTCGACTAATGGTCACTATGAGTACTGCTACAGTGAGGCTTTGCCTTCCCAGCAGGGAAGTTGCAGGTTGTTACCCACCCATGTGAAATTGTCACGGGCTCCTTCGCTTAGAGAGTATCCACACCATCCTAACAGAGGCCTGCCACGGCAGGTGGTGTCAGAGGAACTCAAATCGTGGCACCAGCGCAACCAACTCCGACCGCCTCGCCCACATTCGCTGGACCGGAACAGGCAGGGTGCACTCCGCATCCGAAATGTGCCTGGGCAAGAGTCCCCACTTTCGCTTTCCCAGCACCACCGGTTCCAGGAACAGCAG TATAGAGCTGTATCGCCTTACTCTCAAGTATCAGTCTGTTGGGAGAGGAATTTCCAGAAAAGGCAGATCAGTTACGCACTGCCCAGGCCTGCCTGA